The Gracilimonas sp. genome includes a region encoding these proteins:
- a CDS encoding efflux RND transporter periplasmic adaptor subunit, giving the protein MKIINVLLPVWMLLLSGVVISGCSSQNESTPQTENHATASEHGSDEAQHTEAEGERSAEEGEHSGEVHLSQEQLASLNINVDTLKAGSASSVIQRPASVMYDMDRIAKVGPRIEAKVVKVLKDLGDYVEEGEPIAQMSSVGLGKIKADYIRLRAAMKKEEAHFKREQNLYEQDISSQAELLQAELEYEQAKAELDAASEALRLYGLSHNDIQNIKAGSEIPLSYFYLSSPLSGTIQERDLSPGQTISPSETPVHVADLSKVWVMIDGYEQDIRYLETGQGVELSIRSTPGTTFEGTTDWISYELEKETRTMPVRALFDNPEGQLRAGMFGTARIYTNSKETAALIPVDAVQQIEGTDRVFVPGEEPGSFRPVVVTLGNERDGFVEVISGLDPGQTAVVSGAFDLKSALTAATRSADHGH; this is encoded by the coding sequence AATCCACTCCACAAACCGAAAACCATGCTACCGCTTCTGAACACGGCTCAGACGAAGCCCAACATACGGAGGCAGAAGGCGAGCGATCGGCAGAAGAAGGTGAACATTCAGGTGAAGTCCATTTATCACAGGAGCAATTAGCTTCTCTAAACATCAACGTAGATACCCTGAAAGCCGGAAGTGCAAGCTCCGTAATTCAACGGCCTGCCAGTGTGATGTACGATATGGATCGCATTGCAAAAGTGGGTCCGCGTATTGAGGCCAAAGTGGTTAAAGTGCTTAAAGATTTGGGGGATTACGTGGAAGAAGGCGAGCCCATTGCACAAATGAGCAGCGTTGGACTTGGCAAGATCAAAGCCGATTACATTCGTCTCAGAGCGGCCATGAAGAAGGAGGAAGCCCACTTTAAGCGTGAGCAAAATTTGTATGAACAGGATATCTCCAGTCAGGCTGAGCTGTTGCAGGCCGAATTGGAATATGAACAAGCGAAAGCAGAGCTTGATGCCGCCTCTGAAGCGTTGCGTTTATACGGATTATCCCATAATGATATCCAAAATATTAAGGCCGGAAGTGAGATTCCGCTTTCTTATTTCTACCTGAGCAGTCCCTTGAGTGGTACCATTCAGGAGCGAGACCTTTCTCCCGGACAGACTATAAGCCCCAGTGAAACGCCGGTTCATGTAGCCGACTTGTCTAAGGTTTGGGTGATGATAGACGGATATGAGCAAGATATTCGCTATCTGGAAACCGGACAGGGTGTTGAGCTTTCCATACGAAGCACTCCTGGAACCACCTTTGAGGGAACGACCGACTGGATCTCGTACGAGCTCGAAAAAGAAACTCGAACCATGCCCGTACGTGCGCTTTTTGATAATCCTGAAGGCCAGCTCCGTGCCGGTATGTTTGGCACCGCTCGCATTTACACCAATTCAAAGGAAACCGCTGCCCTCATTCCTGTGGACGCCGTTCAGCAAATCGAAGGCACTGACCGTGTATTTGTGCCTGGTGAAGAGCCCGGAAGTTTCCGTCCGGTTGTCGTTACACTTGGAAATGAACGAGACGGTTTTGTTGAGGTGATCTCTGGCTTAGATCCGGGACAAACAGCTGTTGTTTCCGGGGCTTTTGACCTGAAATCAGCTCTTACCGCCGCAACCCGGAGTGCAGATCATGGCCACTAA